The DNA region GGTCCGGAAATCATCGAGCACGGCCTCCACCATCGCGCGATCCTCGAGCAGCGTCGCCGCGACCGCGGCATGTGAGCCGATTCAGAAGAGGCAATCGTTCCGGCGCGAGGTGAATGCCGCGATCAGCTCCCTAAATCCCGGTGCGAGAGGAGAGGGACCGCGCATCACGCCTTGAGTAAACGCGGAAAGATGTTCCGTGCGGTCCGGCTTGAACGCAAACAGGTGCATGATCTGCGGCACGGGGAGACCTGCCGCCCGCATTTCAGCGATCGTGCCGGAGTAAGCGCCCTTCGGCTCCGCCTGCTCGACTTCAGTAAGGAACATCGGCTTCATCAGTTGGGTCCGGTGTGATAGTGGGTGGCAAAAAGATGCTGCGCGGAGCGCGAAGCGACCACAAGCCGACCGGCGGCACGCTTCACGACGTCGATCCTCCCGAAACAGTGATAACGCGTCGTTCGGCTGCGGAGCGCCGGGCTGCCTCTATTATCTCCAGTCCGGCAACCGCGTCAGCAGGATCCACCGGCGGCGGCCCGCCGTCGCGGAGTGACGCGACAACTCCCTCATAGAACCGGTGATACGCTCCTGTCTCGGTCGGGATCGTAACGACCGCATCGCCGCTTCCCAACTGTCCGCTGCTGTCGCGGAGCTCCTGCGTCGACCCGGTGGGATCAAACCGCCAATCCCTTCGGAGCATGGCTTCCTGAACGTCGAGCCCATGCTTGACGTATGCCGCCCGGCTGCCGAGGAGGCGAATGCGCGGGCCGCCTTGAGCGGCAACGGCGCTCATGAACAGATGAGAGCGCACACCAGAGGCGTGGGTCAGCGCCACGAAGCTGTCGTCGTCGACTTCGACCGATGATCGGCGGCGATCCAACTCGGCATAGACATGACTCCCGGGGCCGAAGAGAACGAGTGCCTGGTCGATGAGGTGGCAGCCTAAATCGTAGAGGAGCCCCCCCGCTTCCTCCGGCGCGCCGAGCTCGCGCCACCCCGGTTTGGGAACGGAACGCCAGCGCTCGAACCGCGACTCGAACCGGAGGGGCTCGCCGAGCGCGCCTTCGCGCAGCAGCCGGCGTAGTGTGAGGAAGTCGCCGTCCCACCGCCGGTTATGAAATACGGTGAGCATGAGTCGCTGCTCGCGAGCTTCATTGGTGAGCCGCCGGCCTTCGGCGGCCGTCGGAGCGAGCGGCTTGTCGACGACGACGTGCAGTCCGGCGGCGAGCGCGGCCAGCGCCAGGGGCACGTGCGTACGATTCGGCGAGGCGACGACGACCAGGTCGAGGTCCGCGGCATGCTCCCAAAGTTGTGCCGGAGTGCCGAAGAGGCCGGCCCCCGGGTGCGAGCGCCGCGCTGCTTCCCGCCGTTCGGCATTCCCGGTCACCACTGCGGCGAGGCGCAGTCCCTGGGTCGCCGCGATCAACGGAGCATGAAAGACGGCGCCCGCGAGCCCGTACCCGATCAGGCCAACGCGAATCGATCCGCGCTGATCCGAAGAATCAAATTGCTGAGGCGTCAGGGAGCGGTGTCGGCCGCCGGCTCACCGAGCCGCCGGATGCGGATGTTGCGGTACCACACGCGGTCGCCGTGATCCTGCAGCGCGATGTGCCCGCGCAGCTGCCGCCCATACTCCGGCATCGTGGCGAACTTGCTCTGGCGCACCCGCTCCTGCCACTCCGGGCTTCCCTGCTCGTACTCGAGGAGCTCCCGGCCGTTGAGCCAGTGCTCCACGTGCGGCCCGCGCGCGACGATGCGGGCTTCGTTCCACTCGCCTGGCGGCCTGGTCACGTCCACCGTGGGCGCGTACAGCCCATAGTTGGCGCCGGCCGATGTCAGCGGACTGCGGCCATCCACGTGACGCGCGTTGTCCAGCACCTGCATCTCGGGACCCGTCTCCCACACGTTGTCACGTTGTTCGGCAGCCCGGTAAAATATTCCGCTGTTGCCGCCTTCCGAGATGCGCCACTCAAGTGTGAGCTCGAAGTCACCGTACTGGTCGCGTGACACTATGTCGCCGCCGTCCGCGCCCGGAACGAAAGCGAGCACGCTGTCCTCCACACGCCAGCCCGACGGCAGGTCCTCGCGGTGGTATCCGCGCCAGTGATCGAGGCCGCTGCCATCGAACAAGGCCGTCCACCCGTCGCTCATCTGATCCGATTCAGGTTGCGACGGGGTGCAGCCCGCACCGACGATCACGCCGCACAGCGCCAGGAGCGCGGTGAAAGCGCCCCGCCCGCGTCCGCAGGGAAAGGCGCGGGCCGTCAGCGTAGGATCCGCCTGAGATGTTCGTAGCTCGCTCTGACGCTCGCGAGGGAATCGGCCGGGTTGTCGTGCTCGACGAAGAAATGTTTGAGCCCGGCCCGCTCACCGGCCGCGAACAACCGCCCGAAATCGATGTCGCCT from Gemmatimonadaceae bacterium includes:
- a CDS encoding peroxidase; this translates as MKPMFLTEVEQAEPKGAYSGTIAEMRAAGLPVPQIMHLFAFKPDRTEHLSAFTQGVMRGPSPLAPGFRELIAAFTSRRNDCLF
- a CDS encoding Gfo/Idh/MocA family oxidoreductase; its protein translation is MTPQQFDSSDQRGSIRVGLIGYGLAGAVFHAPLIAATQGLRLAAVVTGNAERREAARRSHPGAGLFGTPAQLWEHAADLDLVVVASPNRTHVPLALAALAAGLHVVVDKPLAPTAAEGRRLTNEAREQRLMLTVFHNRRWDGDFLTLRRLLREGALGEPLRFESRFERWRSVPKPGWRELGAPEEAGGLLYDLGCHLIDQALVLFGPGSHVYAELDRRRSSVEVDDDSFVALTHASGVRSHLFMSAVAAQGGPRIRLLGSRAAYVKHGLDVQEAMLRRDWRFDPTGSTQELRDSSGQLGSGDAVVTIPTETGAYHRFYEGVVASLRDGGPPPVDPADAVAGLEIIEAARRSAAERRVITVSGGSTS
- a CDS encoding DUF1080 domain-containing protein; translation: MSDGWTALFDGSGLDHWRGYHREDLPSGWRVEDSVLAFVPGADGGDIVSRDQYGDFELTLEWRISEGGNSGIFYRAAEQRDNVWETGPEMQVLDNARHVDGRSPLTSAGANYGLYAPTVDVTRPPGEWNEARIVARGPHVEHWLNGRELLEYEQGSPEWQERVRQSKFATMPEYGRQLRGHIALQDHGDRVWYRNIRIRRLGEPAADTAP